The Papaver somniferum cultivar HN1 unplaced genomic scaffold, ASM357369v1 unplaced-scaffold_54, whole genome shotgun sequence genome segment ttctCAGTTTTTGAGATTAtctaacaacttttttttttggtctgaTGAATCTATCCGTTTATAGCCAGTCAATCCAGTTAGCTTGTTCTACAAACATATAGTAATGGCTAACTGTCGGATTCAATAGCTAGAGATCCGATACATTTAACTAAAGATCAATATCATCTACTTTTAACTTTGGTAATCAGCACAGCCAGCAACCAAAACCAATAAACTTCCGAATCACAGATTGACGGTAACATACATCAATAAACAAAATTTGCAGAGACTTTGAGTTGGTGAATAAGCGGAAAAGACATGAGCTTCAAGCACTCATGATACTGGAATAACTAGGATCTTCTAAAATCGGCCTCAAGTGCTCAAACAACATGACTAATTAGACTGATTATAGAACTATAGATCAATTCAAGTCTGAAAGCTATTACGACTCTAAATCATGACCAAAACACCGAAAAGATCATAGCTTTACAAGTTAAAAACAAAAGGAATCATGCATAGGTTTAGTTTATCAAGAACAAGATCATCATCTATTAAACAACAAGGGATCATAAATTAACTTAAAGATGTGTAGTTATAACAGTTAATTGAACCGCCTTTACAACAGTTATCCTATTTTCGACCAGGCACCCACCCATCGACCTGATCTATTTCCTTTCCCTCTTTGTTTTCATCCGAAGAAACCCTAGAATTCTATCTCCTTCCTCTTCTCTCCGTATACAATTCTACTCTAAAAATGATTTCTATCCCTAAACGATTGCGTCCTGATTTAACTAATCGATTCCGTCCGCCTCGTGAAACATCAGATCAACTTTACTTATCATTCAAAAAATCTCTTAATGATTATGGCGCTGAATCTGATAGACCAGGAAAGTCTGAAGATGCACTTATTGGAATAATCCGTAAGATGGATTATTTGAAAATTGCTTCACCTAATGTTTTTCAGGAGTTAGTAGATCTGAAGATTTTTGAATCCATGGTAGATTTATTAGATAATTGTGGGAATAACTTAGCTAGTTGTATTTTTCTACAATTTGAAATGATAACTCAGGGCGATATTCGTGTTATGCATGATGCACAAGCTGCGGGTCTCGTTGATTTTTTAGTAAAATACCATGCCGTAGGAAAGTTTGTTTCATGCTTTTTTAGGTtttctgaagatgatgatgttgtttatgGAGCCCTTCAAACTATTGCACATATGATTTTTCTTAGACCGGATGTGGCAGAAATTGTTGGTAAGCAGACCAATCTGATTAATTGGGTATTGGATGTAATCAAGACTAAAGGATGTGGTTATAAAAAACAATACACTGCAGGCTTATTAACTACTATTTTACAATCTACAAGTAAGGAAAATATTGTCGAATTAGGAAAAATGGGCAGTGTAGTTGTTGTTGTAGAAGCTCTTTTACCTTATACCAAATGTGCTGTCAATAAAGTAGGCAAGCTGGACCAAGAAATACTAGCTCTGTTCGGCAAATCTCTTGTTAAAAAAGAAGACGTGTTGGACGAAGACGAAATATTCGACCTGGTGCAGAGTTTGTTTGATTGCTTATTTTGTCTATTATCTTCTGTGGAGAATAAGAAGAGGTTTGCTGATGCCGGAGGAGTTCACTTGATGCTACAAATTGTTAAGCAGGAGAAGTTGAATAATTTCTATTATGGGTCTGCAATTGCGGCACTTGATATTGCACTGGAACACTGTCCTTCTGCTTCTAACAAGTTTGTGAGTGATGCTTTGGCACTCGACATTGCATTCCCTGCTTCCATTGATGCAGTGAGTCTCTTATTTTGCAACCCCTAATTCTAAGGAAATTGTTTTATCTAGTCATGCTTTTATTATAATCATCTCCTTATGTGCATGAAGGAAGAACTACATGACTTCATAAGACCTGTTTTACTAATTCTTATATGCCTAATAATGACTGCAGAATTCTTCTAGTATTCACAAGATTTACTTTGGTTATGTTCTCAGATTTCATCAAGCATTACTCATAAGGGAGATGAAATTGAAGGACATCTTATGTCTCTTATCACAACATTAACATTAAATGGTAAGGAAATAAAAttttatagcttataatgatttTTTGTCTATTGGTTTCTTTTTGACTGCCTGCATTTCTGAGATATAGTTGAACGGTTCTTGTTTTAGTCCATGGTATCTTCCTTTCCAGATACACCCTGTTGTTCATTTAAACACATGATTTTACCAGTCCATAAGACGAAAGGATAAATCAGGGGTCAGAAACACACATTTTTTACACTCGGGAAAAAAAATGTTATGTATATTAAGTAGTGGAATCACCTTCTGAGTGCGATGATCAGTGAAGCATGATATTTTTTAACATTTAGACCTTGATTATTAAAACATCCCTTTCAACCCTACATCCATACCCTCTATGTCCCTTTCTCTAAGTTACTAAATAATCTATCAGACCTTAGTAGTATGAACAAGAAAAACAGGCATATAAGTATAGAACACATTGAGAGTTTCTTTTTTTTGGGGAACAATGAGCTCATACTCTTCTCTTTAGCCAACACCTCTCGCAACCTAATGGCATCATACTCTTCTCTTTAGCCAACTTCCCCCTCAATACTTAATAGGCTCATCAAACTTTCTTTTAAGAGTTGCTTTGAGTTTATCGAATAAACCAGATGGACTCCCTTGTCAATGTGTATCGGACCTGGCGAATACAGGTGACATACAAGATTTTAACTACTATGTGCTGGAGTAACTTCTCGGGAAGTTAACATTCGACCAAAACTTCTTCACATCTAAACAGAAATTGGAAGGAGTCCGCTTGAGATTTCCTTAGAAGAAAAACAAGATGATTCTCAAACTATAACCCTTTTTTTACCCAGCCTGATTGCAGCATGCGTAAGCGTAACCAACTACATTATCTTCTCATTTGATCTGCAACCTGTATGATATATTTCATGGAGGGAATGTCTGCACATTTTATTCTAGAAATTTTATGATTTTCGAGGCGAAGGTATTTATAAAAAGTGTGATTAAACTTGTTGTTGGTGTCCTTATGTCTAAGATTTGGCAATCTGTTATTTCTTGTGATGAACTATCATCTGATCTTGTATTCTTATGTATTTTTTGTCTGTGTGAACCATTAGTTTGAATACCTTTCCTGATTTCATCTTCATTAAGAGCTGTTTCGAAATAACATTACCGGTTCTTCAGATGGCAGTACCGGTGTGAAAAAAGATACGTTGTTAGATAAGTTTGAGGAGAATGATTACAAATTAATCGCTTGGCTTTTGGACCTCTTCACACAGTATTACACCCTACCTGTTTGTTTGTCTAAGTTTCGCTCTTCCTTTATCAAAGCTAAGAGTTGTATTTTGATTTTATTCTTCTTAAATTATTAAAAGCATCGGCTCAAGAGATGTCCGACATTGCTTAACTGGCTTCTGATCGACTTAATATCATGCAGATATTCCTTAAAAGTTTGTGCAGCGGCAAATCATCTCAAACAGAAACAGGTTGCTCaaattttcatatcactttttttTTCCTCATGATATTAGCCTGAAGTTTATCTGTTTATcggttttgatgtcaaatatcttaTACCTGTGCTTAGCGCTTCTGCCTATGATATTACAGCTGGACCGGTCTGAGCTCTACGATGAAAAACTGGAATATGGATTGTCCACGCTTCAGGTCAGCATTGCTCCTGAGGTCTTGCTTTGATATTGTCATAGGAATATATTTTTCCCTTTTGACTCTAATGTTTCCCCATTATGGATCTGCAGTCGATTGCTGTTATACTTGCTTATCTTTGGTCGTCCGAGTGAGTGTTACCATCTGCTTTTCTTGTTTTGATCTTTGTCTGTATAAAGCCACTGCATGTGGTATTTAACTCAAGGTTATTATACTTTGCAGGAGAAGTATTTTAAGAGCTAAAATTGAAGAACAAAAGAAAGCTGTGCTGGAGATTCTCAAAGTATGTATTCAGATAAGTCTGCTCGTTCGTGTCAAGTATTTGCATTATGTGATTGGTTCGATAGCAGTGATAACCTTTTTTAGGAGTATAGTGAGAAACTTCCTCACGGGAACTTTTTATGTTTTATTCATGATAGGAATATCGTGACAACATTGGCAATGAGGATGAATCAGAAGAAATTGTAGCAAAGACAGTGATCAATGAATACATTGTTTCCCTTGAGAAACAATGAATACATTTTGTTATGTCATGCATGACAGGAAGAATGGTGATCTGGACGAACTAGAAGAAAGTGAACAAACACAGAGAGTACAATTAGAATTTCCAGTACCTTCTTCGAATAACTTAAGTTCGGGACCTAAAATCATCGTTCAATTATTCATCTTTAAATGCATCTATTTCTCTTGCTTACACAATGAAAGTGGGTTGAGCTTAACTGGTCACAGGCTCCGGTTAAACAATTTTGTCAATACTTAGCATTTAGCGCTCTAGCCTTCCTCTAGTTATCTGCATTCGGtcatcttcatttgaataaaTTGACTATGTCAATACTACGTCTATTCTTTGCACAGCTGGGTGAGAGTTTAATAGACTTTTTACAcaagatcaaaaaaaaattgatcttagCCAAACTCCACTAGAAAGAAGTTTTTCCCTGACAACACTAGACCACATACATGTAGTGCTACTTCTGTACCCAATAGATGCTTCTGTACCCAATAGTTACTGGCACTGCTCTAGCTCTTTTTTCAAATGCTTGGACTACAAACCTTACGAAAGGTAATTCATTAATTCAGATTAACCCTCACTAtgaatttccttttgtatttcaTTGGCACTTTCCTTTGAAGCTTAACGTCTCAGTTTTCTGGCTGCAATTTTGTTGAG includes the following:
- the LOC113343086 gene encoding beta-catenin-like protein 1; the protein is MISIPKRLRPDLTNRFRPPRETSDQLYLSFKKSLNDYGAESDRPGKSEDALIGIIRKMDYLKIASPNVFQELVDLKIFESMVDLLDNCGNNLASCIFLQFEMITQGDIRVMHDAQAAGLVDFLVKYHAVGKFVSCFFRFSEDDDVVYGALQTIAHMIFLRPDVAEIVGKQTNLINWVLDVIKTKGCGYKKQYTAGLLTTILQSTSKENIVELGKMGSVVVVVEALLPYTKCAVNKVGKLDQEILALFGKSLVKKEDVLDEDEIFDLVQSLFDCLFCLLSSVENKKRFADAGGVHLMLQIVKQEKLNNFYYGSAIAALDIALEHCPSASNKFVSDALALDIAFPASIDAISSSITHKGDEIEGHLMSLITTLTLNDGSTGVKKDTLLDKFEENDYKLIAWLLDLFTQYSLKVCAAANHLKQKQLDRSELYDEKLEYGLSTLQSIAVILAYLWSSERSILRAKIEEQKKAVLEILKEYRDNIGNEDESEEIVAKTVINEYIVSLEKQ